In Candidatus Dormiibacterota bacterium, the genomic window CGTTTCTGCGGCTGCTGCGCATCGCCGACACCGTCGACGACGGCTTCAACGTGATGGCGTGGCTGCATCGCGTGGCCACCAACATCTGCCTGACCCAGCTGCGCGGATCACGGCGGGTGCAGCTCGTCGACATCACCGGCGAGACCATGCAGTCGGAGGAGGACGGGCGGCGCGCCGGCCAGCCCGAGGCCGCGTTCGAGATGACCCACGCGCGTGAGCTCTTCGGCCGGGTGGCCCGGCGCCTGCCCGCACAGCAGCGGGTCTGCCTGGTGCTGCGCGAGGTCGAGGGCCTCTCCTACCGGGAGATCGCCGACCGGCTCTCGGTGAGCCCGGGCTCGATCGAGTCGCTGCTCTTCCGGGCACGGCGCCGCTTCCGCGACGAGTACCTCCGCCTCGAGGGCGAGGAGCCGAGCCGCTGCGCGATGACCCGCCACCTCCTCGACGTCATCGGCCGGTCGCGGCTGAGCGTGCGGAGCGAGCGGGTCGTCGCCGAGCATCTTGCCGAGTGCGCCGCCTGCCGGCGCCGCGCCGCCGCGGCGAGCACTCCGGCGCCGCGCCGCTCGGCGGCATCCTGGTGACCACCGTGAGCAGGCCGCCGGGAGTGCTTGTATGATGATATTTTCGCTATCAGATGACATGAAAACAAGACGCGCGAGGCGGTGCCGCGCCGGGATCGGCGGAGGCCGCCGCTGGAGGAGGAGCTCGATGCCGCAGCAGAGCTGGAGTCCGCACCGTGAGCGCCAGTACGAGCACATCAAGGACAGTCTCGAGAGCCGCGGTCGTGATGAGAAGACCGCCGAGGAGATCGCCGCCCGCACGGTGAACAAGGAGCGGGCGCGGGCCGGTGAGGCGCGGCAGGCGAGCCGCACGTCGATCGACGACATCTCCTCGGGCCGCCGCGGCGGGCTGCGTTCGCACCGCGGCCCGGGTGGACGCACGGTTGCCCAGCTGCGCAACGAGGCACGCAGCCGAGGACTGCGCGGCTACTCGCGGATGCGCAAGGCCGAGCTGGAGCGGCGTCTCGCACGCTGAGAAATGGTCTGTTGATCCAGGGGGTGCCCTCCCGCGGCGATGCCGCTCACGGGCCGCCCGGATCATCGACAAGGTCCGGCGTGGGCGCG contains:
- a CDS encoding Rho termination factor N-terminal domain-containing protein; amino-acid sequence: MPQQSWSPHRERQYEHIKDSLESRGRDEKTAEEIAARTVNKERARAGEARQASRTSIDDISSGRRGGLRSHRGPGGRTVAQLRNEARSRGLRGYSRMRKAELERRLAR
- a CDS encoding RNA polymerase sigma factor; its protein translation is MTASAAAERFGDDDVGLLRAYGGGDVRGFERLFARHHARLRALAVRFLHDPSEAEDVVQEAFLRLLRIADTVDDGFNVMAWLHRVATNICLTQLRGSRRVQLVDITGETMQSEEDGRRAGQPEAAFEMTHARELFGRVARRLPAQQRVCLVLREVEGLSYREIADRLSVSPGSIESLLFRARRRFRDEYLRLEGEEPSRCAMTRHLLDVIGRSRLSVRSERVVAEHLAECAACRRRAAAASTPAPRRSAASW